From one Lolium rigidum isolate FL_2022 chromosome 4, APGP_CSIRO_Lrig_0.1, whole genome shotgun sequence genomic stretch:
- the LOC124648896 gene encoding histone H2B.1-like — MAPKAEKKPAAKKPVEEEPATEPAAKAPAAKKPKAGKSLPAGKTAAKEGGEKRGRKKGKKSVETYKIYIFKVLKQVHPDIGISSKAMSIMNSFINDIFEKLAGEAAKLARYNKKPTITSREIQTSVRLVLPGELAKHAVSEGTKAVTKFTSS; from the coding sequence ATGGCGCccaaggccgagaagaagccggCGGCCAAGAAGCCCGTGGAGGAGGAGCCAGCGACGGAGCCGGCGGCGAAGGCGCCTGCCGCGAAGAAGCCCAAGGCCGGGAAGAGCCTCCCGGCGGGCAAGACCGCCGCCAAGGAGGGCGGCGAGAAGCGGGGCcgcaagaagggcaagaagagcgTCGAGACCTACAAGATCTACATCTTCAAGGTGCTCAAGCAGGTCCACCCCGACATCGGCATCTCCTCCAAGGCCATGTCCATCATGAACTCCTTCATCAACGACATCTTCGAAAAGCTTGCTGGCGAGGCCGCCAAGCTCGCCCGCTACAACAAGAAGCCCACCATCACCTCCCGGGAGATCCAGACCTCCGTCCGCCTCGTCCTCCCCGGCGAGCTCGCCAAGCACGCCGTCTCTGAGGGCACCAAGGCCGTCACCAAGTTCACCTCCTCTTAG